A segment of the Lolium perenne isolate Kyuss_39 chromosome 3, Kyuss_2.0, whole genome shotgun sequence genome:
acgtatccaaaccttgttggattaatgatgagataatataaaatgacgccattatatttttgtggattatgctttagagactgccgcttttacactgaatagagcatcatcatgatccattgaaatgacgtcatacgagttatggcatgggtataaaccctaaatagtcctttcttaaattttggtatgcatagcataagtaaatgagtttacaactaaaatcggataaatgtctttgttgattATCCCATAAAATTgactgggaattctttccactataaagtcaaagacaaaagtttttgtcgatgtttcttacttatttcaaagaaattgtttctagcgaactatttgagtgggaggacaatgaaacttgataaggttcatgaacctgagcatgatgatccgagtagcacagcatcggaaatggttccggaagcagctacgaagatcatggctcccatgtctacaaagtgttatattcatggagatcaaagtacttattgaaccttgtagatgtggtttattttgtgatcaaataaatgatttgtggacaaaggattgtttttgaacaatgataaaccaactacatacaaagaagttatgatgggccctgactccgttaaaatggttgCGCACCATGAAatacaagataggtgaatactttttgaaagtaaatggatctataaaatagatggacttggatggaatatccttaaagaagcttgacttattgaaaagttgtttacgacaaagttcaaagagttaactacgataagattagatcttctgtagcgaTGCTTaaggtctatgtggattattctagtaattgctacatatttcttttatgagatatgctagtaggatggcaaaatatattacttaatagaagtgtgtattaaaggtgtatacaagatacaaccaagagttttgctagtccgtggaatactagataggtatacgaacttcaattagatgaagtgagtatcgcggagttggaatcttcaccagatgaaatagtcaaagagtttttgatttcatcagaaacgatgaagatgtttgcatttgcaagaaattaagtgggagcgctgagacatatttataatactttatgtagatgacatatagttggttataaatgatgtaattatatactgattataaaaggtttcattgagaattaacttcaatgaaaggatatggactgaaacatatttagtgtcaagatctatgaagatagattgaaacacataataagtttaagtcaaagtacataaaatgaatattgaagtggttcaatataaaaatattaagaatgtgttcttttccatgtgaaggtttaacaaaacttgagtgtatttgacactcgatgagtaaaaacacatgagtgattttagatcacgaataatatgtacaaagtcagatgtcctgtgctctaaagtgttacgagcatataccataatgattcatgtaatgatcattggacaacagtaagaatgtccctgagtgctttagaagaaccaaggatatatatatatagtttttgtatggggtaatgacaaacaaatcgctgtaaggtgttgcaccgatatttgtttgatcacatataaaaataaaatttcaatcttaattaggctaagtgttgtttaaaaggtagcacaatgagctagaagaagtctatgctagatttagatcagttctaaatattgtgacggattctacaaacgaaggcagagtatgtcattgttttgacaatgaccgaggatgttaagtcgaggatttctttgagaacttggtgtagttctgatagtgtcagaactttgaagctatattgtgtatgacaatattagtgacttattttcagaccgcggaattaaggttccaccagaggactaagcatatacaattaatgcagactcatttggaaaatgagtgatgcgtagagacgcaaatgaatttcaaaatacatacatttctaaacagtcagatccgttgactaaaaacctctcccgtgagcaaaacatgataagcaccagaaggccaaggtgttatatcttttcaaATATAAACtatattattgactctagtgcaagtgggagactgttggagatatgcccaagaggcaataataaattagttattgttatatcttactgttcatgataaatgtttacatcccatgctataattgtattaaccgaaacattgatacatgtgtgttatgtaaacaacaaggagtccctagtaagcctcttgtataactagcttgttgattaatggatgatcatggtttcgtgatcatgaacattggatgttattaataacaaggttatgtcattaggtgaattatataatggacacacacccaaatgagcgtagcataagatcaagtcattaagttcaacttgctataagctttcgatatatagttacctagtccttcgaccatgagatcatgtaaatcacttataccggaagggtactttgattacatcaaacgccattgcgtaaatgggtggttataaagatgggattaagtattccgaaagtgtgagttgaggcatatggatcaatagtgggatttgtccatcctgatgacggatagatatactctgggccctctcggtggaatatcgtctgattagcttgcaagcatgtgattggatcacaagagatgacataccacggtacgagtaaagagtacttgtcggtaacgaggttgaacaaggtatggagataccgatgatcgaacctcggacaagtaaagtatcgcgtgacaaagggaatcgatatcgtatgtaaatggttcaatcgatcactaagttatcgttgaatatgtgggagccattatggatctccagatcccgctattggttattgctcggagaggtgtctcgaccatgtctgcatagttcgcgaaccgtagggtgacgcgcttaaggttcgatgtcgcattagtagatttggaatatgagacgaagtttgttcggagtctcggatgggatctaggacatcacgaggaggtccggaatggtccggagaataagattcatataaggaaagttgatttctaggtttcggaaaagttcgggatttttccggtgaaagaccgggaaggttctagaaggttccgaggGTCCCACAAGTGggaccacgaccctaggaggcctagcaggggccgaggggatgcaccctagcctaatgggccaggggcacatgcccctcaaggcccaggccggccaaccctagggttttccccaaaaccctagggggatcaacttgggggggaagaattccccctcccccctttggccgccggccctagttGGGTTTGGGGCATTGGGGGGAcacccaaaccgacctccccccctatataaagaggggaggggcagggggacgttcaccccttcagacctagctctggccgcccccctctctcctccatagtgctgtaccggcttggcgaagccctgcagcttttctcctccaccaccaccaccacgccgtcgtgctgctgggattccaaggagatctaccacacctccgctgcccgctggaacggggagaggacgggcttcatcgacaccgtacgcacgaccgagtacagaagtgctgccggattgcagcactggatgatcgacaacatcaacaacgagatctaatctcgtaggctttggaatcttcgagggttagtctcacatacatcttgttgcttcgatcttgatagattagatcttgcctcttcctagattggatcttggttttgttcttattcgcggtaggaaattttttgttttccatgcaacgaacccatcattcTCCTCCGACGGCTTCGCAGCGCCTACCAGGCGACTCCGACGCGGAAAATCAACGACGTGCCCTTCCCTGCAGTCGCTGCGCATCCAGACGTCTGAATCGCCGATCCGCCATCGCCAAATTGCCGCTGTGACTTCCCTGCATCCGGAGCGCCTGCAAGGTGCTCGAAGGTATGCGCCCGACCCCCGCCTTCTTTGAATTAGATTTTTTAGTTCGTTTGTTGAATTCGTTGCGCTTCATGGATAGATGAGCTCTTCATATGATTCATCCGATGAAGAATAGGacattcaagaagaagaagagatgacAATGCTATGGGCTATGCGCGCAAAAAAGAGGCCGAAGCATGGTGGTTCCGTTCTTGGTCGacataaattttggcatgacaggATAGAAGCACACAAGAAGCTGCTGATGCATAGCTATTTTGCGGAGAATGCCACATTTCCATAGAGCTATTTTGCGGATGGTCCAATCGAAGAGTGGTTTATAGTTGTTATATTTTATTTATTCACGATTTGTTGTATTAACAATAAATTATTATTTAATAGTGTCATAATAAACTATTTATATTTGATTTATTTGATTGTGTTTGATCTTCATAGCGCTTTCTAGTTGTTGATTTTTGTTTGTGCATGCGCCAGCGCGCTGCATTTTACAGCGCCTAAAAAAGACGTGTTTTGCGCGCCCTGTATTTTACAACTCCTGGTGAAGCGCAACGCAACTGACACGCTCTAATTGGAAAAATGTCGCTATAATTTTTTTAGCGCACGTCTGTTGAAGATGCTCTAAGTATAAATACGATACATACTTACATAGCGTAGCCCTTCTTTTTTCATTAGTAATTCAGCGTTGAAAGATGCATGATGTTAACAACCCTGCATTTGATTTTGAAACTTGGGACACTAACATGCGGCAAATTGTGATTTGTGAGAGACAGCAATCTCATTGTTCTTCTATTTTCTGATGATGAGAACTGTTTCAAACCATACGGAATTACGAATACAGTTAACACAATAGAAGAACAGCTTTCGCACTTTCCCTTTGGCTCCTGACGAAGAAAAAATAGAAACCGCCAGTCCCCACTCCTGTTCCGCAATGGCcagcagcagccgccgccgcccccgaccctcctcgccgtcgccggtATCGGCGCATCCGCTGGAAGACGACAACCTCCTCCACGAGATCATGCTCCGCCTCCCACCGCAACCACCCTATCTCCTCCGCACCTCCATCGTCTCCAAGCGCTGGCGACTCCTCGCCACCGACCCCAAGTTTCTCCGCGGCTTCCGTATCCACCACCGGAAGCCTCCCCTCCTCGGCGTCTTCTCATGTTCCTGCGGCCACATTTCGTTCAGATCCACTCTGGACCCGCCCTACCGCATCCCTCCCGAGCGCTTCTCCCTGAGCCCACCTATCAGATCCATTCAGATGTGcctcgacgtccgccacgggcgcGTACTCATCGACGACGGCATGTGTAGTCGGGTCATTGTGTGGGATCCCATAACCGACGACCGCCGCGTCGTGGCCTTTCCGCCGCAGCAATGGACCCTGAGTTCTTAAAAACAATGACCATCGTCAATGAATTCCACTCTGTTCCAGGCCTAGGGGAGGCGAGTCTGCAGGTTGGGCAAACTTTCCCAGACAAGGACTCGGCTGACCAAGCAATGAAGAGGTATGCGTTGGCCATATCTCGGCAACACAGAGTGAAGTAGTCTGATCGAAGGCAGCTGAAAGTCATATGCGTAAAATTGAATGAGGATTGCAGGGGGAGAGTTATCGCTCGGGTGAGCCCTGGGGTATGTCAGCCATGGCATATCTCAAAAATAGAACCCCATAGCTGCGAGCAATTGGGGGCTCTTGACAAACACCGCAACGTCACTGCAAAATATGTATCACATATCATGCAAGTGGCGGTGGAAGAAGATATAACTCTTGGTACAAAGAAGCTGCAAAAAATCGCGGAAGATCTGATTGGCTTCCCAGTCAGCTTTAGTAAGGCAAGGCGGACGAAGGAGGAGATTTTTCAGAGATTGTATGGCACCTATGAGGAGGCATATGACCTTGCCCCGAGACTACTCCATCAGATAGCAACAACTAACCAGGGGACTCAAGTGGTCAGGAGAGCTCGTCAACACCCTTTGGAGGAAAACCAAGAAATCCTTGATCGTTTATTCAGGGCATTCCCCCAGACTATACGGGCATTCCATCACTACCGCCCGGTGTTGTCAGTAGATGGTACCTTTCTCACAGGAAAGTACAAGGGCACACTCTTGGTGGTGATCGCAGCTGACGCAAATAATCAGCTCTTGCCTATTGCCTATGCACTTGTCGAGAGTGAAAACAAAGATAGCTGGTTATGGTTCCTCAGCTGCTTGAAGATGGGAGTCATGAGAGATCGGCCCGATGTTTGCATCATATCAGATTGCAACACAGGCCTTTTGAGCGCTCTCGAATTAATCAAGAATTCATCAGACtctgatgatacgtctccaacgtatctataatttctgatgttccatgcttatattataccaattgctacatgttttatatacactttatatcatttttatgcattttccgggactaacctattaacaagatgccgaagtgccagttcttgttttctgccgtttttggttccagaaaattacttctgcgaatattctcggaattgcacgaaacaaaaggccaagtccctatttttccagaagcttcacggagtccgaaggagagacgaagggggggccacgagctggccacaccatagggggcgcggccccaccttctgccgcgctgccatatggggtgggcccctcgggactccaccgacgccgcccctccgcctatatattgcgtcagacgcgaaaaccctaaagaatcaagccaatttccacgaagagttccgcagcgccgctgccatcgacgacaagtttcgggggacagaatctctgttccggcacaccgccgggacggggaattgcccccggagtcatctccatcgacatcaccgccatcttcatcgtcgctactgactcccatgatgaggagggagtagttctcccccgaggttgagggctctaccggtagctatgtggttcatctctctctcccatggtgtgatctttatgtgatcatgagctttgtaatctagttgaatatgtagatgttactcttgtctattatgcactctagaggttactttaatatgaactccggagtcactctccacggtatgatggtgacagtgtgcacatcgtgtgtgattcctttatgacattgtggagcttgtttacttcggcttgaggtgtgcttttgcagccctacacaatgaatggtgtttgttatccaacaagagagtgtttgagagtagcatttatttattcaattatgtgatcattgttgagagtgtccactagtgaaagtacgagccctaggccttgtttctaagcattgaaacaccgtttccaacaagttctgctacatgttcgcttgctgccatttttatttcagattgcaattactacttataatcatccatattacttgtatttcactatctcttcgccgaactagtgcacctatacatctgacaagtgtattaggtgtgttggggacacaagagagttcttgtatcttaattgcagggttgcttgagagggatatctttgacctctacctccctgagttcgataaaccttgggtgattcacttaagggaaacttgttgctgtttacaaacctctgctcttggaggcccaacactgtctacaggaatagaagcgtgcgtcaaCATCACCTGACTGGGGGTGGCCCGACCTGGAGACAAGGTGGTGCATGAGGCACTTGGCAGCCAATTTTTACTCAAAGTTCAAGAACAAGGACTGGTTCAAGCTATTTAAGAGGATGTGCATGCAGAAGACTGAGGCGAAGATGAATGCTATTTGGGCTGGAATCAACAAAGAAATCGAGAGTGCTGCCTTGCCGCCGACACAATCCCAGAGGGGCCGGAGGACTGAAATAAATTTGAGAACATGGATTAATAAGAACTGCCCGGATTTAAGTAAGTGGGCGCAAGCTCACGACTCAGGGGCTCGGTACGGAATAATGACCAGCAACATGTCAGAGGTTTACAATGGTGTGCTGAAAGGTGTGCGAGCCCTCCCTATCACAGCCCTGATTACTGAAACTTGGAACCGGACTCTGTCATACTTTGCAGACAGAGTGCAGGTCGCAAACACACGTTACGTGATGAACAAGCAATGGTCTGAAAAGATGCAACGACATTTGGATAAGAAAGCTGAAAAATCCAAAAGTCATGGGTTTCGTCAAATTGATGCACTTAATAATAAGTGGGAAATCCACGTACGAGCCAAGTTTGTGAGCGGCCACCATAGAGGATCGAGAAAGCAAGCTGTTCAACTCGGCCCCAACACGTGTGAATGCACTTGCAACAAGCCCAAACTTTTAGGATACCCATGTAGTCATGTCCTGAGGGCGG
Coding sequences within it:
- the LOC127339980 gene encoding uncharacterized protein, encoding MASSSRRRPRPSSPSPVSAHPLEDDNLLHEIMLRLPPQPPYLLRTSIVSKRWRLLATDPKFLRGFRIHHRKPPLLGVFSCSCGHISFRSTLDPPYRIPPERFSLSPPIRSIQMCLDVRHGRVLIDDGMCSRVIVWDPITDDRRVVAFPPQQWTLSS